In Acidimicrobiales bacterium, one DNA window encodes the following:
- a CDS encoding TatD family hydrolase, with protein sequence MTAWFDNHCHLGPDASEVVARAREAGVVGMVTVGCDLEDSRAALATASAYDDVWATAGVHPHEARHGVAGLADLLSGAVAVGEAGLDFHYDHSPRPAQRDAFAAQVALANGHELPLVIHTREAWAETFDLLDVEGVPARTVFHCFTGGPDEAREGLDRGAWLSFSGIVTFPSAGDLRAAAALCPLDRVMVETDSPYLAPVPHRGRTNEPAWVPFVGVAVAEAMDRPVAEVAAATTTNARTFYGLDNPV encoded by the coding sequence GTGACCGCCTGGTTCGACAACCACTGCCACCTGGGCCCTGACGCGTCCGAGGTGGTGGCCCGGGCCCGGGAGGCCGGGGTGGTGGGCATGGTCACCGTGGGCTGCGACCTGGAGGACAGCCGGGCCGCCCTGGCCACCGCGTCGGCCTACGACGACGTCTGGGCCACGGCCGGCGTGCATCCCCACGAGGCACGACACGGGGTGGCGGGCCTCGCCGACCTGCTGAGTGGGGCGGTAGCCGTCGGTGAGGCAGGCCTGGACTTCCACTACGACCATTCACCCCGCCCGGCTCAACGCGACGCCTTCGCCGCCCAGGTGGCGCTAGCCAATGGACACGAACTCCCGTTGGTCATTCACACCCGCGAGGCGTGGGCCGAGACATTCGACCTGCTGGACGTCGAGGGGGTGCCCGCCCGTACGGTGTTCCACTGCTTCACTGGCGGCCCCGACGAGGCCAGGGAGGGCTTGGACCGGGGTGCGTGGCTGTCATTCAGCGGCATCGTGACCTTTCCGTCGGCGGGCGACCTCCGGGCCGCTGCCGCCCTCTGCCCGCTGGACCGCGTGATGGTCGAGACCGACTCGCCGTACCTGGCTCCGGTGCCTCACCGAGGTCGGACCAACGAACCGGCCTGGGTGCCGTTCGTCGGAGTTGCGGTGGCTGAGGCCATGGATCGGCCGGTGGCCGAGGTGGCTGCCGCTACCACGACCAACGCCCGGACCTTCTACGGGTTGGACAACCCTGTCTGA
- a CDS encoding transglycosylase family protein, with the protein MSGGERDGALGAETTVERWRVVVVALATIAALPLFVLEDPTSPGSLAGTAGASVAPAVDEIDPSMEVIELVVASGPHFVPDVAKMSARAQDWHAARSSRPVLARLAEVAHRHEAEALAAAHLVAASEFAQQERLDALLEARRREAEREAERVRLREEELQRREEAMTTPGPTTTIPWDTDPHPDGPSDVQWEALRFCEATGNYEAVSPTGKYRGAYQFSRQTWDWIAGMYYENLVGVDPAAASPHDQDHMAQALYDLRGRGQWPVCGRYLP; encoded by the coding sequence TTGTCCGGAGGGGAAAGGGACGGAGCTCTGGGCGCCGAAACCACCGTGGAACGGTGGCGGGTGGTTGTCGTGGCCCTGGCCACGATCGCCGCGTTGCCCCTGTTCGTACTCGAAGATCCGACGTCTCCCGGTTCGCTGGCTGGGACGGCGGGGGCCTCCGTCGCGCCCGCCGTGGACGAGATTGACCCTTCGATGGAGGTCATCGAATTGGTTGTGGCCTCGGGGCCCCACTTCGTGCCGGACGTGGCCAAGATGAGCGCCCGGGCCCAGGACTGGCATGCCGCCCGGTCGTCCCGCCCGGTGCTAGCCCGGCTGGCCGAGGTGGCCCACCGGCACGAGGCCGAGGCGCTGGCAGCCGCCCATCTGGTGGCGGCCAGCGAGTTTGCCCAGCAAGAGCGCCTCGACGCCCTTCTGGAGGCCCGTCGACGGGAGGCCGAGCGGGAGGCCGAGCGTGTCCGTCTCCGCGAAGAGGAGCTGCAGCGGCGCGAAGAGGCGATGACCACGCCAGGGCCCACAACAACCATCCCGTGGGACACCGATCCGCACCCGGATGGCCCATCCGACGTGCAGTGGGAGGCGTTGCGCTTCTGTGAGGCCACCGGGAACTACGAGGCGGTCAGCCCGACCGGGAAGTACCGGGGGGCCTACCAGTTCAGCCGCCAGACCTGGGACTGGATCGCCGGGATGTACTACGAGAACCTGGTCGGGGTGGATCCGGCCGCCGCCTCCCCCCACGACCAGGATCACATGGCCCAGGCCCTCTACGACTTGCGGGGGCGTGGCCAGTGGCCGGTCTGCGGTCGCTACCTGCCCTGA
- the rsmA gene encoding 16S rRNA (adenine(1518)-N(6)/adenine(1519)-N(6))-dimethyltransferase RsmA, giving the protein MTLTRTEVRELLDRHGIRPKRSLGQNFVVEPNTVRRIVELAAVGPGDRVLEIGPGVGSLTLALAEAGVAVTAVEIDDALVGVLAETTAGHDVAIVHADAMAVNWSDLLDNDQWTLVANLPYNVSVPLVCDLLDSVPAVRHMVVMVQKEVAERLVAGPGDGAYGLPSVKVAYHAVGRIVGRVPPSVFLPRPRVDSALVELVRREAPTVDADSEVLFDLVRAGFGQRRKMLRRSLAGLVDEAAFAASGVAPTARAEELGLDGWAALTAAVAGES; this is encoded by the coding sequence GTGACCCTCACCCGGACCGAGGTCCGAGAGCTGCTGGACCGTCACGGCATCCGGCCTAAGCGGTCCCTCGGCCAGAACTTTGTCGTCGAACCCAACACGGTGCGTCGGATCGTCGAGCTGGCGGCCGTAGGCCCAGGCGACCGAGTGCTGGAGATAGGACCCGGCGTCGGGTCCCTAACCCTGGCCTTGGCCGAGGCCGGAGTAGCGGTAACCGCCGTCGAGATCGACGACGCGCTGGTTGGCGTGCTGGCCGAGACCACCGCCGGCCACGACGTGGCCATAGTGCACGCGGACGCCATGGCAGTGAACTGGTCGGACCTGCTGGACAACGACCAGTGGACACTGGTGGCCAACCTGCCGTACAACGTGTCGGTACCGTTGGTTTGCGACCTCCTGGACAGTGTCCCGGCGGTCCGGCACATGGTGGTGATGGTCCAGAAGGAGGTGGCCGAACGGCTGGTGGCCGGGCCCGGCGATGGGGCCTACGGTCTCCCATCGGTGAAGGTGGCGTACCACGCCGTCGGACGGATCGTGGGACGGGTCCCGCCCTCGGTGTTCCTGCCCCGGCCCCGGGTGGACTCGGCCCTGGTCGAATTGGTGCGGCGGGAGGCGCCGACCGTGGATGCAGATTCGGAGGTCTTGTTCGACCTGGTTCGGGCCGGTTTTGGACAGCGTCGCAAGATGCTGCGGCGCTCGCTGGCCGGTTTGGTCGACGAGGCGGCGTTTGCGGCGTCCGGGGTGGCGCCGACCGCCCGGGCCGAGGAGCTGGGGCTGGACGGCTGGGCGGCGCTGACGGCCGCCGTGGCGGGTGAGTCGTGA